The stretch of DNA TGAGCATCGTTGCAGTAATTCCGGAATACCCTTGTACATAGCCTTGAGCGTTGAGCAGCAGCAAGATAAGCATAAATAGAGAAAATAGGCCTAGGAAGGAATAGGCCCATGGATTGCGAAACCCCAATCTGATTTCTCTGCTTGCTACGGTCGCTAGATGGCTCATGAATGCTGCTCCGCCTCATCATCATGACCGTGATCATCCTCTATCTCCTTCATATGTCCGTCGGCATCGTGCGAGTGGCCCGGCATGTGCATCATGTCCCGGTTCACTTCCCACGAATGGTTCGCCAAATCCTCGGCGGTCATAAGCTTGCCGACGCCATGCTCGTCGATGTACGCTTGTGCGTCAGACTCTTGCTCGAAAGACAGAATTCCATATGCCATCGGTGTCTTGATCGATGCGTCATACACATAATACGCTTGTTCGTAAAGAATCCATTCCAAACTGTGGTAATCCCGAACGAACTGGGCGCCAATCATGTCGGTGCCATGCTCGGTCTTCCACTCGTTCATACAGCCAATATCATCGAATTTCAGCGATTGCCTATCTTTCGTGACGATCTGTGTGGCATACTGATCATCCTTCACGGCCATGTTGCAGATCACACAAATATCTGTTTCTTCGTTAATGGCTTGCGGCTCATACTGCTCCTGGCCGCATGCAGCAAGCACACTCAATCCTAGCAACACGGCAATAAATTTTCCTAATCCTCTCTTATTCATGCCTTTTTCCTCCTAAACCGAAATAGTAGCAAGCAAGAACAACCAAGCAGCAGCATGCCCGTTATGCCGGTTCTTCGATCCGCTTTATCATGATTGGACCTGATCGACTCTGGCGGCTCCATAAGCGGGGACGGATCGGTCGTCCATTCGTTGCGCTCCGTCTCCACGAAGCTTTCCAAGAAGCGAATGCCGGGAGACTGGAAGAACAGTTGAAATACAGGCCTTTGCTGGGTCAAGCTTACAAAGAACGGATGAATGGCATAGCTAGTATCGCTTAATCCATCTCCATCGATGTCGATGCCTTGGAAGGTATCCCAGTAATTGCCCGCAAGCTTATTTTCCGTGCTGTTCTTGGCCTGTGCGTCTGACACATTTCCTATGAAAGCATTGCCGCGAATGACGTTGTTCTCTGTCTTCATTAGTTGAAGTCCAATAAAGTTGTAGGACAATCGGTTGTCCAAAATCTCATTATGGGTGGCCTGCTCCACATAGAGTCCGACACGATTGCCTTCAACTGTGTTGTCCCGTACAACCGATTCGTGAACATCATAGAGCAGGATGCCCTGGGCATGAACATTTTGATCCTGCTTGGCGAACACGTTGCCAGTCACTTGCACATCGCGGGCGGCCATCACCATAGCCCCTGTAACATTCTGCGCGCCGGTGTTCTCGCGGATTACCGTGCCATGCGTGTACATACTGTGGATACCGTAACGCGAACCTTCAATCCGGTTCCCGCTGATCTTAACGTTGTCGCTGTTCTCCAAGTAGATGCCGTCACGCATTCCTACGATGGTATTGTCGGATAGCAAAATGTCATGCGCTTGATAGAGATCGACGCCATTTCTTCTGGCGAAAGGCATGGTATCGGCTGCGCCGTTCCATTCAATTGAACTGCGCATTATTTCAACTTCCCGCGAATCCTGAATCAGAATTGCGGTAGAAGCCGTACGCACAACCAGATCATCCAGAAGAATCTCATTCCCCAGCACCTGGATTGCGGGAGCCTCCTTGTGTCCCTCATCCACAATTTGCAGTCCGGCTATCTTCACGTGCTCAGCCTCGATTCGAAGCGTCGGCTGATCCCCAGTGTGGTGCAGCGTAACTGTCCCTCCTTGCTCACCCCTTAGCTCAATCGGCTTCGTAATGACCAGCGGTCCTTCATAGCTGCCAGGCGGAACCAGCAACATGCTCCCAGGCGGACTTTGATCTACTTGTGCTTGCAGGGAGAGATTCGGAACTGCTGCGACCGCAACAGGCGACATTCCCGCGAAACGCAACACTTTGTTCCATTGCGCATTCCCGGCAGCAGCCAAGCTGACGATCAGTAGAGTACAGGCCCATGTCAATTGCAAAATTCGAATTGCGCTCCCTCCTCTACTATGAATTCATAGGCATTATAGCAACAGGAGAATGGTCGTTCCTATGACTATAAAGTGCTATTTCGGCGATTGATCGTCCGAATATATGACAAAGCAGCAACAATTGTCTTACGGTAGGTATTTCTTCAGCAGCTGTGCAGCGTAAACAGAGACACAAATAAACAGGCATCGTCTTTTTAACGAATGCCTGTTTTAATATTCGTGCCCCTATTACAGCAATTATTGCTGCAAATGATGGCAGTTGGCTTTTCTTTTATTTGATTTTCTCCGCTAACTCTAAAATAATTCCTTCTGGCCCGCGAACATTTACTGTGGCGTCCTTCTCCCTTCCTATATTGTCTTTGAGATTATCACATGCAATCGCTTGAGACTTCTTCTGGATTGCTAAAGCCGGCGGAATTCCTCCTATTTGCAGGTTTCCCGTTCGTTTCCCTATCTGAAGTTGAAGAATGATCCCTGATTCTTGCGCATTCTAAACTGGATAAACTCCTCTTTTTTGCGGATGGCCAAATACAGGTTTTCCTTCAACACCTGCTCCATTCTCTGTCCCGGGAATGCCGAGAAGGAATGCCCCGGATATAGTCTGGCTTCGGGCGGAATAAGCTTCCGCAAGCGCTGCAGACTGTCAAATAATTGGTCGGCGGAGGAACCATCGGAATCGCAAGCGCCGCATCCTTCTGCAAACAAGGTGTCGCCGGTAAAGGCGCTGTCCGCAGTGAGATAGCACATGCTTCCAGCCGTATGGCCGGGAGTCAGAATGCATGTGATGTTGATGGCGCCAACTTGCAGCTGATCAAGATCGGCAAGCTTCTCCAGACCTTGGACTCTGAATCCGTAGCGGTCAATTTCGGTCTGCGACATATAAACAGGGAGCTTGTAGCGTTCCGCCAACGGATGCACCGCATTGACATGATCGTTATGCGCATGTGTGAGCAAAATGCCGGACAGCGTACAGTCCCTTTTCTCCGCTTCATGAATGATTTTCTCCGCTTCCCAGGCAGGATCTACAACAAATGCTTCCTTTCGCTGTTCATCCGCGATCAAGTAGCAATAGTTGGAGAAATCAAGTGAACGCGTATTAATGGTAATCACTTCACATAAATCGGTGTGCATGTTCTGCCTCCTCCGACTTCTTGCTGGCAGGCAAGCCGTGACGCAAATGATCTGCCATTTTCTCCGCGATCATCATGCATGTCAGATGTGTGGGAGCGCTGGGTATGGTTGGCATGATGGAAGCGTCCGCGACATACACATTTTCGGTGCCATGAACGCGCCCGTTCGGATCGACGACGGCATCCGCATCGGATACGGGACCCATCTTCGCTGTGCCAACGGCATGCCAGCCGGGGCGAACAAAGGAAGCTATCGCTTGATCCAGCGCTGCATCCGATTGAACGAGTCCCTCTGTCCAAGCCAATATGCGTTCTGTTCCCGCTTGCATGCACGGTTGCTGCAGCAAGGTCCAGGCTTGTCGGACAGCTGCCCTCAGCGCTGTCTTGTCTTCTTCTTCAGCCAGACAGTTGACGACCACGTATGGGGCAGCAAGCGGA from Xylanibacillus composti encodes:
- a CDS encoding nitrous oxide reductase accessory protein NosL codes for the protein MNKRGLGKFIAVLLGLSVLAACGQEQYEPQAINEETDICVICNMAVKDDQYATQIVTKDRQSLKFDDIGCMNEWKTEHGTDMIGAQFVRDYHSLEWILYEQAYYVYDASIKTPMAYGILSFEQESDAQAYIDEHGVGKLMTAEDLANHSWEVNRDMMHMPGHSHDADGHMKEIEDDHGHDDEAEQHS
- a CDS encoding right-handed parallel beta-helix repeat-containing protein codes for the protein MQLTWACTLLIVSLAAAGNAQWNKVLRFAGMSPVAVAAVPNLSLQAQVDQSPPGSMLLVPPGSYEGPLVITKPIELRGEQGGTVTLHHTGDQPTLRIEAEHVKIAGLQIVDEGHKEAPAIQVLGNEILLDDLVVRTASTAILIQDSREVEIMRSSIEWNGAADTMPFARRNGVDLYQAHDILLSDNTIVGMRDGIYLENSDNVKISGNRIEGSRYGIHSMYTHGTVIRENTGAQNVTGAMVMAARDVQVTGNVFAKQDQNVHAQGILLYDVHESVVRDNTVEGNRVGLYVEQATHNEILDNRLSYNFIGLQLMKTENNVIRGNAFIGNVSDAQAKNSTENKLAGNYWDTFQGIDIDGDGLSDTSYAIHPFFVSLTQQRPVFQLFFQSPGIRFLESFVETERNEWTTDPSPLMEPPESIRSNHDKADRRTGITGMLLLGCSCLLLFRFRRKKA
- a CDS encoding MBL fold metallo-hydrolase; translation: MHTDLCEVITINTRSLDFSNYCYLIADEQRKEAFVVDPAWEAEKIIHEAEKRDCTLSGILLTHAHNDHVNAVHPLAERYKLPVYMSQTEIDRYGFRVQGLEKLADLDQLQVGAINITCILTPGHTAGSMCYLTADSAFTGDTLFAEGCGACDSDGSSADQLFDSLQRLRKLIPPEARLYPGHSFSAFPGQRMEQVLKENLYLAIRKKEEFIQFRMRKNQGSFFNFR